ATATACAGcatccactactacagaaactaTTTTTACCACCGCCATTTTCACCGCCGGCCCTATAGTCGTTGGGCTCAGTGGAGTTTGGGGCTGACAGTAAAAACCATTTTCACCGCCGGCCCGAACCACGGACCGGCGGTGAAAATGGTTTTCACTGCCGGTCCCAAACCCCAAACAGCCGGCAGTGATGGGCTGCATCTTATTTGGACTaaccccttgtttagttgcaaaactcaaaattccaaaactatcacatcgaatgagaatcttatatgcatggagtattaaatctagatgaaataaaaaattgattgcatagttttcttgtaaattacgagacaaatttaataagcctaattaggtcatgattagacactaaattgctacagtaaccatgcgttaatgacggattaattaggatcgttagattcgtcttacagtttacagacgaattctgtaattaatttataattagtctatatttaatattttaaatgtgaaaaaaatacttttttaaaaattttacgcGTGCAACTAAACTAGGCCTAAACCAGCAGCCGCCTGACCCAGCCCACATCCAATCCCCTCCGAcggcgccgcacgccgccgcctcctgcgcgccgccttccgccctccaccccggcgccgcccgccctcTGTTCTGTGCCTGACGAAGCTCCCCCTCCCCGGGCCCCCGGCGAGCTGCCGCcatctccacgccgccgcccgccttcCGCCCTCCacctcggcgccgcccgccctcTGTTCTGTGCCTGACGAAGCTCCCCCTCCCCGGGCCCCCGGCGAGCTGCCGCGCGAGCCCCACGAAGCTCCGGCGGGCCCCTGCCCCGAGCCCCACGAagccgccgcgcgcggaggTCTGGAGCGTCCCCGCCCCGAGCGCCGAGGAGCTGCCGCCGAGGAGGTCCGACGGTGCCCCCTGCGCGGCCCGACCCCCAGTGCCACCTCCAACCCGCTGGCCCCgaccgctgccgccggccctgACTGCCGCCGGCCCTATTCTCCgacgtggcgccgccgcccttcttCCCCGAGCTGACTAATCTCAGGTATCCATCTTCTGCGTGCTAGGTGTTCGTTGTTTTGCCTATTCGGCTCTATCCTCATGCTTGTTGCTGGAATTGGATTGTTGGAGCTCGCTAATCAGGCAGATTAGCTGCCGAGTTTTGCAGGAAAAGCTGCCTAGCTTTGTTGCACAAATTAGCTCACACAGTGGCAGGATGTCTCCCACCTGCGTTTAGCTTAGGGTTGATTTTGATTGATCGCGTAGATGAACAAGCAAAGCAATGTTCCTTGTGCATGTTCCTTAATTACGGACCAGCTCATTAAAGCTGGACATTAACTAGTTGCCTTGTGGCATCACCTTATCCTGCCAGTTCATACCTGATGAATCTGGTTTGTTTAGTTCAGACCTGATCGCGTAGATGAACACTTTGAGGGACTCCTTGTTGGCCAACTTGTCTGTAAACGATGCTTTTCAAATAGTTCCCAGACTGGTAGCCACTGTGAGCCAGTAAGAGCAGGACTAACAACTGTGGCGAATCCCAGGAACAAAATTTCAGCTGGGTGGGCATATTCAGAAGTTAACCCAAAGGGTGTGGCATATCTGCACAGATCTGATGTGTCATAGACTAGACTGATAAAAAAATGCCGCCGTCTGCAAAGTAAGAGGTAGTGAATTGAACAATATTGGTTACTCGTGGTGGACACCGTGGACATGCTTGTATACCCATTTGGTGTGCAGTGCCCGGTGCCCCCAATAGAATATAAAATCTTTGAGACGCAGGACGCATCTGTTTTGATAAGCAGAGTTGTTGCTCTTCTTCTGCAAACATGCACACAAAATGCTTTTCAAATGTGAGCAAGAGTGCCTTGACTTTGTTACCTTGCTTTGCCCTCACCTAACTTTTGATTGTACAGAAATGCCTTGGCTTGAACAtttgctggaatttaaattgaacACAATAAATTAAAGCTGATGACACAATAAATTGcctatttatcaataaattgcCCATATCTTGTTTGTCTATTTAGTTAACAATAAATTGATTCTGGGAGCAAGTGTTCTACACATATTGAGAGAAAACTGACACTGTCCAAAAACTGATTATGGGTGTGTTCTACACACATTGACAGAAAACTAGTTCTGGCATAAAGTGTTCTATACATTATTAGATTGTTATCCCATATTGCAATTTCATTTTGTGTGTTCTCCAATCTATGTTCACATGAATTATTTACTCGTATATAGGGATAATGGGACGTTTGGGACGATTCAATTCTCGTCGCCGAAAACGTGTCAACAAGGATGCAGCAGCCAATGTTGAGGCTGAGGGCCCAAATCAGGAAGCAGAAAGGCATGAGGATGAAAACCAGGAAGGAGAAATGCGCGAGGATGGTAGCCCTTCCACGTACCTCAACCTGGACCAAGATGCTGATGTAATTGACTCTTTTTTCTTTCAACTCTGTACATTATACATATCGGTTGACATTGCACATATCTTTATATTTTGTTATTGGCTCTTGGCAGCAGGTAGCTCCAAATATCAGTGAGTTGACCGCAGAACCAAGCCGCAGGGGTAAGCGTGGACCCAACAAGATGCCAAAGGGCCGAACCCTTATCAATGAGCTCGATGAACTTGGAGAATGACGAGCTGACCTGCGCCTTGCGAAGAAAAGAGCACCCGGGTCGTACACGAGGCACCGGATTGGTTCCATGGGCTGTTTCTTTTGAACAGGATAAAGGTACATATAGAAGTCGGTCGAGGAAAAGGGCCGAACAAGAGTCAGAGTGGCAGGAAATCCTTGATACTATGcgtgcggaactaactgaacaTAGCGACAAGTTACGAGCGGAGTTTGAGGAGAAATTGAGCAGACTTCCTGTTGCACAAGATCAAGCTGCCCCTCCATTCACGAGTCCGACGGGGATTCGTAGTAGCTGTGGAAGCACCGTGCTTCCTGAAGAACAACAACTTGGCACTTATCCTGTGGATGAAATCACTCACCCAACACCTTGCAAACTATATGTCCAGGATAAGATCTTTAAGAACAAGGTGGCAACTGGTCAAGCTTGGCCTGGGAATGATGTCATAATGCATGGTAATGGATTACCTTTAGGCTACGCCAAGGTAATACATTTTATTGATTCTCATTCTTTGATGCAGCGTTTAAGATAACTTGATTGTTTGAAAAGATATTCAGTATATTAATACATTCTTCCTGTTCTCATTCTTTGCTGCAGCGTGTAGAACTTCGAACTTCAGAGTTGCTACTAAGTGACATTGTTTCACTTCAAGAGGAGCTTGCTGGCTTTATTGTTGACCATGTAGCGAATCAGGACGCAGAATTCTGTGTTATCTAGCTTGAGTATTTGGTTTTAAATTTGTGCATCGTATTATGTATGACTCATGTCATGGATTATGTTGGATGTAAGGACTTGCGATTTGTAATCAGTGTATGGACTTATGGTTTGTAAACTGTGTACGAACGTGTAACACTTTTGTGACTGAATTATTTttatgtgttgactatgtgaGATTTGATGTACTTATTATGAGAATTGTATCAAATGTGACTATGAGATTTGATGTACTTATTATGAGTATTGTATCAAATTATTGGAATATAGTTTAATTTTAATTACGGTGATAATTTATTTTCACCGCCGGCCCGTAACACAAACCGGCGGTGAAAATGTGGTCACCGTTGTCGTAAACCTATTTTCACCACCGGCCTGTAACATGGACCGGCAGTGATATGCACATTTTCACTGCCAGTCTGTAACAGGGACGGGGGGTGAAAATGTGCTTATCACCGCCGGTCCGTGTTACGGGCCGGTGGTGAAAATACCCATTTTCACCGCTGATATTTTACCGCCGGCGTCTAAACCGGCAGTGAAAATGGGTTTAGGGCCGGCAGTGAAAATGAATCTATAGTAGCGATCTCAAGAAGAAAGAGCAGAAATCTCCGGGCGGCGCTTTCGAACAGCAACTGGGTGCGTGACCTTGATTTGCATAATGCACACTTCTTGCCGACTCACTTCAAGGAATATTGCGACCTCTGGCATAAGTTAGCCAAACAAGACTTCATCAAGATACCCCAGACAACATCACTTGGAAGCTCACTGCAGATGGTATATTCAAAACGAAGTCGGCCTATGAGGCACAATTCATAGGATCGTCCTCCACCAGTTTTGAAGTTTTCATCTGGAAGATTTGGGCGCCGCCGAAATGCAAAGTGTTTAGCTGGCTGCCATTCAAAACAGGTTATGGACGGCCGATCGCCAAGCAGCATGGGGGTGGCCAAATAGCAGCAGCTGTGTATTATGCCGCGCAACACAAGAAACGGGGATCCATCTCTTTGCAGAATGCCGCTTTGTGAAGAGAATTTGGGATGCCGTCAGCACCTGGGCTAGAATAGAGGGACTACGACCAGCAGCCGGGCAGCCATATCAATCAATGGAGGACTGGTGGACCAGGTTAGCGCGGCTACCATTAAACGATACGAAAGGATAGATTACGCAGCCTCATCATGTTGGTGGTTTGGGAGATTTGGCTAGAACGCAATGCAAGAATTTTCAAGCACAAGGAAACGCCGTGCCCGATAGTGATCTCAAGGATTAAGGACCAAGCGAGtagtgtgacagaaccgccaaattaaaactctcaattaagcgtaatggccgttaTTTGAatacatcgggcgcattagcttaatggtttaatttgacagtcctttctcagcccacgtcccgatcgaaacaacaccgatagtcccacgcgaaggtgagcgcagatggtacaagcacgacacatatttgaaaatacaGCAATATACACAAGACTCCGCCATAAATTTtacaaaccaaatttgaatACAAACATAGTTTATAACTTTACATTGCCGAAACTAAGGTTCGCATAGAGGACCTACAACTACCACAAGTGGACACCGAGGAGTTCCCTAACTAAGtgtctggctccacaacctcccatccctctgcgtcccgacggatgaacttaacgcagcagggacagaagtctacgtctgtgtgtcctgaaataatgtttcaacaaaagccctgagcaactaatactcagcaagacttacccgacaagTGGTATAACTTaacccacatacctagacatgcaaggcatttggctggtggttattttgtagAAAAAGCCTCTAAAGTGAATCCTTAATTTCAACTTTTAGCTCCATATTCTATATGTTTAAATCATCGACTAGTATTTGCATCTTCTAAGCAACCATAACAAACATAGAATATTAATTCAGGATAAACTATTTCCAATCATCACTTATATTCCATAAagcattactacgatgcggtgttgcgatcaaggtgctcatattcgagagcgactgacggcgaatcgatccgttataaccttacaaggtggacctaaccaacacggcacgcaaaagctccgtcggaccccacgcaccaacctttcccctccccgcctcgaactacagaaccgccccacctgcatatagtcagccgagccctacgagagaccaccaaaagtaaactcatgcaatcccaattctccgcggccactcgactcgccctaaggggtgggtagaagttctgtactttcgaagcaaggcagtactcggcttaccggtttcgactacctcctactcccagtatgcggctagtacaattcaaacatgatcacagggccagacaatgaacggtccttaaccgacaaaGACGGGGCTAACCTCTCCCCGCCCGATCTCcaaattcttttcctttcctacATATGCCAATATTCCATATATTCACAATAATgagatatcctatatctcgcgagtgaccagaaatcactcgacttctaccgagatccaGTAAGCATAGCGtgtctatcgtcctatacatactagtatactcaaggaaacctagggatcatgcaactagggttccaatcaattcctaaacctaatgcgcaagtaatatatatatatatatatatatatatatatatatatatatatatatatgtcataaatttaaaataatagaatgtgcactggggcttgccttcgggctgctgctcagagctagagtcagacgggccttgggccgggttctcacgcctctcctcctgggcttgctccggctgctcctgcggtgccgcaatcacctcataCACGACGTCCTCAATggcggatgctacacgaatgcatatgaaataattgaGTGCAGCTCAATGATGTAACTACTATACTTCAACTGGAatgccctgcggactgtccgcgcccaagtggcggaccgtccgcagtataACTCTGCAGACCAACCAGAACCAACAACCTCTTTAGACAAATTTCAAATCTCTACGGCGGACTATCTGCTCTctaatagcggaccgtccgcagttcaaccctgCGAAACCCACCaaagacaacatcgtctctggacaaatttcgaactctacggcggactgtccgctcaccCTTAGCAGACTGTCCGCAATACACCTTcgccaatccaccagagacaacgacgtctctggacaaatttctaatcctaccggcggaccgtccgtccctttgtggcggaccgtccgcaattTAACTCTGtgaacccaccagagacaacatcgtctctggacaattttTCAAACACTAAAGCAGACTGTCCGGCCCTccaacgcggaccgtccgcagttcatctACTCAAATTCACCAGAAACAACTACGTTTCTGGGAATCCCTAGAGCGGCTTGCGGACTGTCTGACCCCCCTGGGCGGATCGTCCGCGGTTCACCCCTTGACTCAGCGCAGGCTGACGGCGTGCAAAAGAGCTCGGCCGACGCCGCGGCACCGCACGTCGTTCTCGCCGACGGTGGCCCGACCGACGGCGAGACTAACACCACACCATCTGCTAGACGAGGCGCACACGGGCATGGGTGACGCATGCGAAGAAATCGAGCCGAGCATAGGCGGCGACATGCGACCCGGGCGCTCACGACGACATCGTCGAGAACGTGCGTGGAAACAACATGAACGTGGAGGAACGAGGGGAGCACGAGCATTAGCGACTCACTTACAATCGATTTGAGCCCTTGGGCGAAGGAAACGGTGCCCGGACGATGAAGTTCCAAGGTGAGGTCGAGTTTGGGCGAAACTCGAACTGGCGGCCGGGGAATCCGGGATTCCTGGCGAGGTGGGGGTTGTGGCTGTGGTTGGAGGGGTTGAGGAGGGAGCTAGGGAGGTGGTTGAGCTTTGGGtgcggtggatttgaaatccatggaGGGGAGCTCGCGAAATCGGCCGGCGAACGGGAGGCGCTCAAGCGTCGTCCATGGCgccaggagagagagggagcgaaccgagagagagagagcgagagaatGGGCACGGGGTGGGTGGAAGGGATGTGCTCGCATTCAATTCGGCGTACGGGGATGGCCAGGGAAAGCtcgatggccggcacgtggtgGCGACCGATGATCCTCGGTCACGGAGCAGGTGAAATAGAGCCGTCGCAGACCGTCCgcttgcggacggtccgcgaggCACGGTGTTACAAGTAGCTGGATGACGGTGGGCGCCAAACACTTGGCGGCGCTCTTTGGCGTAGCTGGGTCTGTTTTTTACtggtgttctttttttttcttttctctttctggcCGGTCGGTTTTCTTCCCTTTTGTAAAGACATGTTCTAGAGCTTTGTACAGTGCTAACTTTTTTATTCTTGCTCGTCGGGCACCCTTCTTTTTAATATAGCGGCAGCTCTCTTGCCCGTTcgtttcaacaaaaaaaaagacttcATTGGAACAAAAATGATCCGGTATCATTAGCAATTAACAATAAGTAGACGATGGTGTGGGACGGACAAACTAACTATGGGCATGTAAAACGCAACGAGGGTCGTCTGTATAATGCTACAGAAGCATTTTGATCCTACGTGTACAGCGGTTAATAACGAAAGAGAAGCGAGTCGTCACCTCGCGGGACGACAGCCGCAGCTCATTCCGCGGAGGCTATTCCTCGCGCGCGCTACTGCAGCGCGTCCTATCGCAGAAGGGGGAGACGGAGtccctgccaggtgggcccgcgCGACACTGTACTTCTTCTACCTCTGGATCTCGCGATGGTGGTGGCGCCGGGGCTAGGGAAGGGGATTGCCGGGGTCTTGGGGGTGGTTGGTGGGGCggagtggccgccggcgaggtcgccggcggccggggtggtggagggaggCGACGGCCTTTAGGGTTTGGGTTGCCGGGGGTGGGATGGCTCCATGGCCTCCGGCTATAGAAGaggaggccgggggcggcggtagccaggcggtggcgcggtagcgccgccggccgggcggggccggacaaccggtgggcggggccggcggcgggggcgaggagaaggcggcggcgcgcggcggcgagctcggttagggaaggcggcggcggagggcggcggcggaggcgccgagggcggcggcggaggcgccgagggcggcgccggagc
This window of the Panicum virgatum strain AP13 chromosome 1K, P.virgatum_v5, whole genome shotgun sequence genome carries:
- the LOC120654296 gene encoding very-long-chain aldehyde decarbonylase GL1-11-like, whose translation is MYNKKSNNSAYQNRCVLRLKDFIFYWGHRALHTKWVYKHVHGVHHEYATPFGLTSEYAHPAEILFLGFATVVSPALTGSQWLPVWELFEKHRLQTSWPTRSPSKCSSTRSGLN
- the LOC120701923 gene encoding uncharacterized protein LOC120701923 — encoded protein: MSSMNLENDELTCALRRKEHPGRTRGTGLVPWAVSFEQDKGTYRSRSRKRAEQESEWQEILDTMRAELTEHSDKLRAEFEEKLSRLPVAQDQAAPPFTSPTGIRSSCGSTVLPEEQQLGTYPVDEITHPTPCKLYVQDKIFKNKVATGQAWPGNDVIMHGNGLPLGYAKRVELRTSELLLSDIVSLQEELAGFIVDHVANQDAEFCVI